Proteins from a single region of Haliaeetus albicilla chromosome Z, bHalAlb1.1, whole genome shotgun sequence:
- the FAM174A gene encoding membrane protein FAM174A isoform X1 — protein sequence MWRLFWSLAGLLLAARCGEAAVAAFLPRSAATASPRPTEVAGGGATRSGSRPAEVSAPPEQGQPMTQRALSVLVLASAALIVYFVIRTVRLRRQHRKTRRYGVLDTNIENMELTPLDQDDDDDTTLFDANHPRREVRAFQ from the exons ATGTGGCGGCTGTTCTGGTCCCTggcggggctgctgctggctgcccgTTGCGGGGAGGCTGCGGTGGCGGCCTTTCTCCCCCGGAGTGCCGCCACCGCCTCCCCGCGCCCCACGGAGGTGGCTGGCGGCGGCGCAACGCGAAGCGGCAGCCGCCCGGCCGAGGTGTCGGCGCCGCCCGAGCAGGGCCAGCCCATGACCCAGCGCGCCCTGTCCGTGCTGGTGCTGGCCAGCGCCGCCCTCATCGTCTACTTCGTGATCCGGACCGTGCG gcTCAGAAGGCAACACAGAAAAACTCGAAGATACGGAGTTTTGGATACAAACATAGAAAATATGGAGCTGACCCCGTTAGAtcaagatgatgatgatgatacaACACTATTTGATGCCAATCATCCTCGAAG AGAAGTACGTGCCTTTCAGTGA
- the FAM174A gene encoding membrane protein FAM174A isoform X2 has product MWRLFWSLAGLLLAARCGEAAVAAFLPRSAATASPRPTEVAGGGATRSGSRPAEVSAPPEQGQPMTQRALSVLVLASAALIVYFVIRTVRLRRQHRKTRRYGVLDTNIENMELTPLDQDDDDDTTLFDANHPRRSSS; this is encoded by the exons ATGTGGCGGCTGTTCTGGTCCCTggcggggctgctgctggctgcccgTTGCGGGGAGGCTGCGGTGGCGGCCTTTCTCCCCCGGAGTGCCGCCACCGCCTCCCCGCGCCCCACGGAGGTGGCTGGCGGCGGCGCAACGCGAAGCGGCAGCCGCCCGGCCGAGGTGTCGGCGCCGCCCGAGCAGGGCCAGCCCATGACCCAGCGCGCCCTGTCCGTGCTGGTGCTGGCCAGCGCCGCCCTCATCGTCTACTTCGTGATCCGGACCGTGCG gcTCAGAAGGCAACACAGAAAAACTCGAAGATACGGAGTTTTGGATACAAACATAGAAAATATGGAGCTGACCCCGTTAGAtcaagatgatgatgatgatacaACACTATTTGATGCCAATCATCCTCGAAG